Proteins encoded by one window of Lycium barbarum isolate Lr01 chromosome 11, ASM1917538v2, whole genome shotgun sequence:
- the LOC132619877 gene encoding uncharacterized protein LOC132619877 translates to MDIIGPIEPAASNGHRFILVAIDYFTKWVETMSHNSVTKEVVVDFVRSNIICRLGIPESVITDNGENLNSHLVKGICEQFLITHQNSTAYLPQMIGAVEAAYKNIKRILRKMTENYKFWHEQLPYALLGYRTTSRTSTGATLYVLVYGTEAVISDQVGNTIAENHSRSRVGQRRMGSKPIRVAGSN, encoded by the coding sequence ATGGACATCATTGGACCCATTGAACCAGCCGCATCTAATGGACATCGATTCATTCTGGTTGCCATAGATTACTTTACCAAATGGGTGGAAACCATGTCGCACAATTCAGTAACGAAGGAAGTAGTAGTCGACTTCGTACGAAGCAACATCATATGTAGATTAGGCATACCAGAATCCGTCATTACGGATAATGGGGAAAATCTGAACAGCCACTTAGTGAAAGGCATCTGCGAGCAGTTTCTGATAACCCATCAGAACTCCACCGCCTATCTGCCACAAATGATTGGAGCCGTAGAGGCAGCCTACAAGAACATCAAAAGGATATTAAGGAAAATGACAGAGAACTATAAGTTTTGGCatgaacaattgccctatgcatTACTTGGATACCGAACAACATCTCGGACTTCAACCGGGGCAACCCTGTACGTTCTTGTCTATGGCACTGAAGCAGTTATATCTGACCAAGTTGGAAATACCATCGCTGAGAATCATTCAAGAAGCAGAGTTGGACAACGCAGAATGGGTTCGAAACCGATACGAGTAGCTGGCTCTAATTGA